A single region of the Gracilibacillus caseinilyticus genome encodes:
- the holB gene encoding DNA polymerase III subunit delta', giving the protein MDALWSDMLEKQPIVSQMMINSITKSRISHAYLFHGDKGTGKYEMAQLFAMSIFCQQRSTIEPCQQCSDCRRIKSGNHPDLHIIIPDGASIKKDQILHLQKEFTYTGLESNKKMYIISQAEKMTDNASNRLLKFLEEPSKQTTAILLTENSHSVLSTIRSRCQMMAFKPLNPNQLRESLQEEGLTEANARLMTSITNNLTEAMEKSKDTWFAQSRKLVVQLIEMLQQNQDEVPIFVHTQWMPHFTERVQLQEGLDLLMLWFRDMVQIHLDEPSAIVYTNHQEKLEAASIHWSLEHATENLQHIMTAKRKLESNVHPQLVLEQLTLHIQR; this is encoded by the coding sequence CACATGCCTATCTTTTTCATGGCGATAAAGGAACAGGAAAATATGAAATGGCCCAATTATTTGCGATGAGTATCTTCTGTCAACAGAGATCAACGATCGAACCTTGTCAGCAATGCAGTGACTGCCGCCGTATTAAAAGTGGTAATCATCCTGATCTGCACATCATTATTCCAGATGGCGCCAGTATAAAAAAAGACCAGATACTTCATTTGCAGAAAGAGTTTACCTATACTGGACTTGAATCAAATAAAAAAATGTATATTATTTCACAGGCAGAAAAAATGACAGATAATGCATCCAATCGATTATTGAAATTTCTAGAAGAACCTAGTAAGCAGACAACTGCCATTTTACTGACAGAAAATAGTCATTCCGTTTTATCTACAATTCGGTCAAGATGCCAAATGATGGCATTCAAGCCACTTAATCCTAATCAGTTGCGGGAAAGTTTGCAAGAAGAAGGTTTAACGGAAGCAAATGCCCGCCTGATGACATCGATCACGAACAATTTGACAGAGGCAATGGAGAAAAGTAAAGATACTTGGTTTGCACAGTCACGAAAATTAGTGGTACAATTAATTGAAATGCTTCAACAAAATCAAGACGAAGTGCCAATTTTTGTGCATACACAGTGGATGCCACATTTTACAGAGCGAGTACAATTACAAGAAGGACTGGATTTATTAATGTTATGGTTTCGTGACATGGTTCAAATTCATTTGGACGAGCCTTCTGCAATTGTCTACACAAATCATCAGGAAAAGCTGGAAGCTGCAAGTATACACTGGTCATTAGAACATGCCACGGAAAACTTACAGCATATTATGACAGCTAAACGAAAATTAGAATCAAATGTGCACCCACAGTTAGTATTGGAGCAATTAACACTTCACATTCAGAGGTGA
- a CDS encoding PSP1 domain-containing protein — MIEVIGVRFKKAGKIYYFDPDDVKIDKDDYVIVETVRGIEFGKVVVSNKQVDEEDVVLPLKKVIRIASDKDKLIVVENKEIAEEAYNTCQKKIKEHGLEMNLVDVEYTFDRNKVIFYFTADGRVDFRNLVKDLASVFKTRIELRQIGVRDEAKLLGGIGPCGRMLCCSTFLGDFEPVSIKMAKDQNLSLNPSKISGLCGRLMCCLKYENDDYETAKKELPDIGEEIKTAYGHGKVVGLNILERLIQIEIPEKERMIEYTLDELIEEGVIKTQATE; from the coding sequence GTGATAGAAGTTATTGGTGTCCGCTTTAAAAAAGCGGGTAAAATATATTATTTTGACCCAGATGATGTAAAGATTGATAAAGACGATTATGTCATTGTGGAGACGGTAAGAGGAATTGAGTTTGGGAAAGTTGTAGTTTCGAATAAACAAGTAGACGAAGAAGATGTCGTACTTCCACTGAAGAAAGTTATTCGTATCGCCAGTGATAAGGATAAACTGATTGTCGTCGAAAATAAAGAAATTGCAGAAGAAGCTTATAACACTTGCCAGAAGAAAATTAAAGAACACGGTTTGGAAATGAACTTAGTAGATGTAGAGTACACCTTTGATCGAAATAAGGTAATCTTTTATTTTACAGCGGATGGCAGAGTCGATTTTCGTAATTTAGTAAAGGATCTTGCATCTGTCTTCAAAACCAGAATTGAGTTGCGCCAAATTGGAGTTAGAGATGAGGCGAAGTTACTCGGTGGTATTGGTCCTTGTGGACGTATGCTCTGCTGCTCTACTTTCTTAGGAGATTTCGAACCGGTTTCAATTAAAATGGCAAAAGACCAAAACCTTTCTTTAAATCCTTCCAAGATTTCTGGACTTTGCGGCCGGTTAATGTGTTGTTTGAAATATGAGAACGATGACTATGAAACGGCTAAAAAAGAATTACCAGATATAGGGGAAGAAATTAAAACAGCCTATGGCCATGGGAAGGTTGTAGGACTGAACATTCTAGAGAGACTGATCCAGATTGAGATTCCTGAGAAGGAACGAATGATTGAATATACGCTGGACGAGTTGATTGAAGAAGGAGTTATCAAAACCCAGGCAACAGAATAA